The following are encoded together in the Onychostoma macrolepis isolate SWU-2019 chromosome 03, ASM1243209v1, whole genome shotgun sequence genome:
- the LOC131537882 gene encoding nuclear factor 7, brain-like has product MFRLLKLMQTVKMDSLSVEEPSCSLHSETLKLFCLEDKQPVCLVCRDSQKHVNHTVRPISEAVSSYKEELKTTLKSLRLKLTQGVKMREEFEKTVQHIKSQAEHTERQIKQQFEKLHQFLRDEEEATITALREEEEQKQQMMKEKLEEINRHISALSHTIKDTEEMMKANDVCFLKKFPVSMERVQISSQPDPQMPSGTLIHVPCYLGNLSFRVWKKMQDIVQNTPVILDPNTANPCLLLSEDLTSVRYSENKRLLSDNPERFNYFNCVLGSEGFNSGTYCWDVEVKESQYWSVGVTTASNQRKGRDFFNTDVWSVCHGLCEPSGFTVKQKLERVRVYLDYDRGTVSFSDSVTNTHLHTFTTTFTDTIFPFFCSIYHLRILPYSYSTVIVRKRYTCSSKLVGVQ; this is encoded by the exons ATGTTTAGATTGCTGAAGCTCATGCAAACAGTGAAAATGGATTCACTCTCTGTTGAAGAGCCTTCTTGCAGTTTACACAGTGAGACACTCAAACTCTTCTGTCTGGAGGACAAACAGCCGGTGTGTTTAGTGTGCAGAGATTCACAGAAACACGTCAATCACACAGTCAGACCCATCAGTGAAGCGGTTTCATCATATAAG GAGGAGCTCAAAACAACACTGAAGTCCTTACGACTTAAACTTACGCAAGGAGTGAAAATGAGAGAAGAGTTTGAGAAAACAGTTCAACACATCAAG TCTCAAGCTGAGCACACAGAGCGTCAGATTAAACAGCAGTTTGAGAAGCTTCATCAGTTTCTCAGAGACGAAGAAGAAGCTACAATCACTGCACTGagggaggaagaggagcagAAGCAGCAGATGATGAAGGAGAAGCTGGAGGAGATCAACAGACACATCTcagctctttcacacacaatcaAAGACACGGAGGAGATGATGAAAGCCAATGACGTCTGCTTTCTAAAG aAGTTTCCAGTCTCAATGGAAAG AGTCCAGATCTCATCACAGCCGGATCCACAGATGCCTTCTGGTACTTTGATTCATGTGCCATGCTACTTGGGGAACCTGTCCTTCAGAGTCTGGAAGAAGATGCAGGACATCGTCCAAAACA CTCCTGTGATTCTGGATCCAAACACTGCAAATCCATGTCTCCTCCTGTCTGAGGATCTGACCAGTGTGAGATACAGTGAGAACAAACGACTGCTTTCTGATAATCCAGAGCGATTCAACTATTTTAACTGTGTTTTGGGTTCAGAGGGTTTTAACTCAGGAACATATTGCTGGGACGTGGAGGTTAAAGAGAGTCAGTATTGGAGTGTTGGAGTAACTACAGCATCAAACCAAAGAAAGGGACGTGATTTCTTTAACACTGATGTCTGGAGTGTGTGCCATGGATTGTGTGAACCGTCTGGTTTTACTGTTAAACAGAAACTTGAGCGTGTGAGAGTGTATCTGGACTATGACAGAGGAACGGTGTCATTCTCTGATTCTGTAACTaacacacatctacacacattcacaaccaCCTTCACTGACACTATCTTTCCATTCTTCTGTAGTATTTACCATCTGAGAATCTTACCGTATAGCTACAGTACTGTAATAGTTCGTAAACGTTACACCTGTAGCTCTAAATTAGTGGGAGTGCAGTGA